A region of Lichenibacterium dinghuense DNA encodes the following proteins:
- a CDS encoding NirA family protein has translation MGMEFTSDQKHWLDGFASGLGAMRAIGRAPAPVQSEPTGPDAEQIKAQDRQVAAGKKLADQEKWKRAEHPFESFERLKAVALTGARPKPEDNFRWRYHGLFYVGPAQDSYMCRMRVHNGILKHWQFAAIADLADRDGGGYSHVTTRCNLQVREIQPERAPHFIEGLADVGIVPRGAGSDNIRNVTGSATAGIDPGELLDTRPHAKDWHHHILNTRAMYNLPRKFNVSFDGAGKIATLEDTNDIGFQAVEVMDGAPVPAGVYYRLAIGGISGHKDLARDTGVVLPPGDCIKIADAIIRVWSEHGDRTNRNHARMKYVLDAWGFDKFLSLVEEKLGETLTRVDAAHVAPRPAYDRLGHIGVHPQRQAGLNYVGVVLEAGRLSTDQMRAVAEISRRYGDGDIRLTVWQNFLISGVTDADVPAVRAAIEAIGLDTEASTIRAGLVACTGSFGCKFANADTKRNGNEIVSHIEPRVPMDQPINVHLTGCPNSCAQHYIGDIGLIGVKVPVGDDDTVPGYNIHVGGGWGTEASIAKSIFPDTRAEDAPARVESLLRAYLAHRAAPTESFHSFANRHQVEALKSLAQSHAGEGAAA, from the coding sequence ATGGGAATGGAATTCACCTCCGACCAGAAGCACTGGCTGGACGGCTTCGCCTCGGGCCTCGGCGCCATGAGGGCGATCGGCCGCGCTCCCGCCCCCGTGCAGAGCGAGCCGACCGGCCCGGACGCCGAGCAGATCAAGGCGCAGGACCGGCAGGTCGCCGCCGGCAAGAAGCTCGCCGACCAGGAGAAGTGGAAGCGTGCCGAGCACCCCTTCGAGTCCTTCGAGCGCCTGAAGGCCGTGGCGCTGACGGGCGCGCGGCCGAAGCCAGAGGACAACTTCCGCTGGCGCTACCACGGCCTGTTCTACGTGGGTCCCGCGCAAGACAGCTACATGTGCCGCATGCGCGTGCACAACGGCATCCTCAAGCACTGGCAGTTCGCCGCGATCGCGGACCTCGCCGACCGGGACGGCGGCGGCTACAGCCACGTCACCACGCGCTGCAACCTCCAGGTCCGCGAGATCCAGCCCGAGCGCGCGCCGCACTTCATCGAGGGGCTGGCGGACGTCGGCATCGTGCCGCGCGGCGCGGGCTCGGACAACATCCGCAACGTGACGGGGTCGGCCACGGCCGGCATCGACCCCGGCGAGCTGCTCGACACCCGCCCGCACGCCAAGGACTGGCACCACCACATCCTCAACACGCGCGCCATGTACAACCTGCCGCGCAAGTTCAACGTGAGCTTCGACGGCGCCGGCAAGATCGCGACGCTGGAGGACACCAACGACATCGGCTTCCAGGCCGTCGAGGTCATGGACGGCGCGCCGGTCCCGGCCGGCGTCTACTACCGGCTCGCGATCGGCGGCATCTCGGGCCACAAGGACCTCGCGCGCGACACGGGCGTCGTGCTCCCGCCCGGCGACTGCATCAAGATCGCCGACGCCATCATCCGCGTCTGGTCCGAGCACGGCGACCGCACGAACCGCAACCACGCGCGCATGAAATACGTGCTCGACGCCTGGGGCTTCGACAAGTTCCTGAGCCTCGTCGAGGAGAAGCTCGGCGAGACGCTCACCCGCGTCGACGCCGCCCACGTGGCGCCCCGCCCCGCCTATGACCGCCTCGGCCACATCGGCGTGCATCCGCAGAGGCAGGCCGGCCTGAACTACGTCGGCGTGGTTCTGGAGGCCGGCCGCCTGTCGACCGACCAGATGCGCGCGGTCGCGGAGATCTCCCGCCGCTACGGCGACGGCGATATCCGCCTCACCGTCTGGCAGAACTTCCTGATCTCGGGCGTGACCGACGCCGATGTGCCTGCCGTCCGCGCCGCCATCGAGGCGATCGGGCTCGACACCGAGGCCTCCACGATCCGCGCCGGCCTCGTGGCCTGCACGGGCTCGTTCGGCTGCAAGTTCGCCAACGCCGACACCAAGCGCAACGGCAACGAGATCGTCAGCCACATCGAGCCGCGCGTGCCGATGGACCAGCCGATCAACGTCCACCTCACGGGGTGCCCGAACTCCTGCGCGCAGCACTACATCGGCGACATCGGGCTGATCGGCGTGAAGGTGCCGGTCGGCGACGACGACACGGTGCCGGGCTACAACATCCACGTCGGCGGCGGCTGGGGCACGGAAGCCTCCATCGCCAAGTCGATCTTCCCCGACACCAGGGCCGAGGACGCGCCGGCGCGCGTCGAGAGCCTGCTCAGGGCCTATCTGGCGCACCGGGCCGCGCCGACCGAGAGCTTCCACAGCTTCGCCAACCGCCACCAGGTCGAGGCCCTGAAGAGCCTCGCCCAGTCCCACGCCGGGGAAGGAGCCGCCGCATGA